Sequence from the Streptomyces sp. NBC_00440 genome:
CGTAGCAGCGCTTGCAGAGGCCTTTGGCCCACTGGCCGCTGGTTCCGCATTGCTCGCAGTGGGCCGGGGGCGGGGCGGCAGCGGGGTCGGTACAGGCTCGGCAGTGCTGGGTCGCCGCGTCGAGGGCACGTCGGCGTCCGCAGTGCTGGCAGGGGCCCCGAGCTCGTTGTCCTGCGGATCGGCGTCGGCATGCCGCGCACAGGTCCTGGGCGGAGCGCCGTGGTGCGCCGCAGAGGGTGCAGGTGCGTGAGCACCAGGGGCAGCGGCCGGTGTCGGGGTGCAGCCAGCGCAGTCGGTGGCAGGCCGGGCAGTTGTCTTTGACACGAGAGGGTGTGGCACGGGTGGTCGTGGGCGGGTCCGTCGCGGGGTGTGCGGGGCGGGGTGCGGTCACAGCGGTGGCAGGGATCGGTGGCTGGGCACGGGCTGCTGTCGAGGTGGTGGGGTGGTGCGTGGTGTAGGTGGTGGGGGTATGGCGGGCTCGCCGACGGTAAGCAGGTCGCCTGGGGTGCAGTCCAGGGCGGCGCACAGGGCGGCCAGGGTGGAGAGCTTCACCTGGGAGGGCTGTTTGGTGAACAGGGCGGACACCGATGCCGCAGACAGCTCGAGGCCGGCCCGCTCGGCGAGCAGGCGGCGCAGTTCGGTGCCGGTCCAGATACCGCGCTGTGCCGCGGTCATCCGAAGTCTCCACTCCACCTGCGGTGGCGGGGTCACGGGCTCGACGGCGTGCAGAGGGGGTGGTGTGGTCATGGGTGTCCTGCCCTGGGGTCAGCCGGCCAGGCTAGTGACGGCGGTCGACGTGGCGCGGCGCCAGGCGTCTTCGACGAAGGTGAGCGAGGGCCGCACGTAGGCCATCGTCGAGGCGATGTGCCAGTGACCGAGGAGCTGCTGGACTGCGAGCAGGTCCATGCCCTTCTCGTAGTGGTGGGTCGCGCAGGCCCGGCGCAGATCGTGCGGGGTGAACCGGTCGTCTGCGGGGCGGCCTTCCAGGTCCAGGAGGTGGGAGAGGCGGTCGCGTACGGTGTCCGGCTTCAGCGGCTGGCCGTGGGCGTCGCAGAACAGCGGGGTGGTGTCGGGGAAGAAGGGGCGTACGTCTCCCAGGTACCAGGCGAGGATCTGGTCCAGTCCGTCGAGCATGGGTGCCCATCTCGGGCGGGGTCCCGAGGTGTTGGCCGCCTTGCCGAATCGGACGTGGAGCTTGCCTGTCGGGCCGAGTGCGGGATGGACGTCGCATTGGTCGAAGCGAATGGCTTCGCTCACTCTGGGAGCGGAGTGGTAGAGGGTGCGCAGCAGTGCGTAGTCCCTTGCCGCGGCCGGGTAGTCGGACGTAGTGGTCAGGCGCTGGCGGGCGAAGGCGAAGAACGCGGTGAGGCGCTCGGCGGTGGGCGGCAGGGTGCGCGGGGTGTCGTCGAAGACATGGCGCAGCCGGTTGAACCGGTCCAGCGGGTTGGCCACCGGGGTGCCGTACAGGGTGCGGATCTCGGTGGCGTAGCGGGCCTGGACGAAGGTGAGGAACGTGCGGAGCATCTGCAGGTACTGGCGTCTGGTCCCCGCCGCCCGCCCCGCCACCACCAGGGAGTGGAGCATCGCGTCCACGTCGGCCGGCTCGATCTGCCACACCGGCCGGTCATAGTGGTCCAGCACCCGTTCCAGCAGCGACGTATAGCAGCCGATCGTGGTGGGAGCGAAGCCTCTCGCTGTCCATGTCGAGGCGAATGCCTGCACGCAGCGGGCCTGGAACGCCCACACATCGGGTACCTGCCCGGCCTCGGGAGCAGGGCCGCAGAGCCCGCCCTCGACCAGCCGAAGAAACGGCTTCCCCGCCACACTCCACCGCCAACCAGCAATGACTCTTGGTTAAGGCGGCACCTGAACAACCCCTGTGCCACCGAATCCATCAACGAGACAGCTGCAGAAAAGCAACCCCCACCTCACGAATAACCCGGTCATCCACACGCCTCCCCGTTAAGCCACTGGGCCTCGTCGACGAGGAAGGTACGGGGGCGTTCGGCCAGAGCCGTTTTCAGCAGGCGGTCGAACTCGCTGGGGTGGCGCGGTGGTTCGCCGGCCAGGTCGAGTGCGGTGAACAGTTCGTAGCGCACCGCACGGGCGGTGGGCCGGGCCCGGAAGGTGACCCGGCGGACATCCTCGTCCGGCTCGAGTTCGCGCAGGCAGGTGTTGACCGCGAGAGTCTTGCCGAAGCCGGCGCCGCCGTGGATACACATCATGGCGCGGGCGGCGACGGTATCGGTGATGTTCTCCCGGGCGGTGAGCAGGGCGCGGGTGGTAACCACGGAGGCGTCTGGCAGGTCGACGTACTGGTAGGTGGCCGCGGTCACGAGGCGTCTCCGTCTTCATCAGTGGTGGGACGTGCGGCCGGCCCGTCGCGGCGGTCCGGGGCGGTTTCTTCATCGCTGCCGGACGGGAGCGGGACGGGCTGGCCTGGTGTGGTCAGCGCGGTCAGGGAAGCAGGAGTGCGCCACCCGGCCGGCGGCGCGGCCGGCGGGATGAGGTCCGGCAGCGACAGCTGCGACAGGTCGGTGTCGGTGGCGTGGGCGAGTTCGGCCTCTGCCTGGGCGGTGGTCAGGGCGCCGAGCCGCTGTGGGGCTTCGGCCTGGGTGGCGGCGGCGTAGCGCTCATGCTGGGAGGCTTCCAGGTCCTTCTTCAGGCGGCGGGCGCGGGCGGCCCGGGTTCTTCGTACGGCGCTGATCTGCTCCTCGGTGGCCTGGTCGGCCAGGTCCGCTGGGCCGAGGTAGCGTCCGGTGGTTGCGTGGTAGACCTCGATGCGGTGGTCGTGGTGGGGCATGAAACGGACCCGGACCTGGATGCCAGCCTGGCCAGTCATCCACGACCCCACATAGTCGCGTCTCCTGAAGCGGATGCCGCGGGTGGTCAGCGAGCGGGTACCGGCGTCCTCCAGGGTGAACGTCCACAGATCTGTCGCGGGCACGTCCCGCAGCGGGGTGGGATCGTCCTGCCACGCTTCAAGCGGGGTCCTGCCCCGCAAAGGTGCGGGCTGATGTTCGGTGTTCCACCACCGTGTCCAGTCCAGCAGCCGGGCGGTGAAGTCCTCGAAGCTGAGCAGTACCTCGCTCTTCGGGCGGGTGGGGCGTTTACCGGGGCGCGGCTGGCGGGCGTAGCCGGGCAGCGCGGCCAGGAACATGCTCTCCACCGCACGGTTCAGGCCCTCCACGGTGCCCTTGAGGTGGGGGGTGTAGGCGGGCAGGTCCTCCACGGTGACGTCCAGGAGATCGAACGCGGCGGTCACCGTCCGGGACAGGAAGTCCTTGCCGCGGTCCACCCGTACCTTCTCGGGCACGCCGCCGAACGGACCGTAGGGGTCCTCGCGCAGCACCGCGGAACGCAGCGCCGCGAGGACCGACTCCCGCGACGGATGCACCGGCGTGACCGCCACCCCCGTGATCGCGTTGGTGGCGCAGTCGGTGGACCACGTGATCCACGGCCTGCGGGGCTTGCCGTCGACATCGACCAGCACCGGCGCCTGCATGTGGTCGGTCTCCCACACGTGGTTGCGCCAGCCCCGCGGTCGGGCCAGGAACACATCATGCTTACGTGCCTCGCGTTCACCGCCAGCGAGCCCGGGCCCGCTCCCCCGGCGTCAGATCCCGACGGATCGCCCGGTGCAAGGTCGGGACCGACGGAGGCGGCTCCCCCTCGCCCCTGGCCGCGCGAGCAGTCAGCTCGCGATGAACGGCGGCAACGTTCCCCCTCCACAGCCCGAGCAGGGCACGGACCTCCTCAGTGACAGTGAACCTCCCGTAGTACCGGGCCCGCTCCCCGGCGCTGCAGCCGCGGTCTCGTCCTTCTCAGCAGCGGCCAGCCACCGCCAAACCGCCCGCTCCCGCACTCCCAACGCATCCGCCACTGACCTCACATGCCCGGTGGTGAGCTTGCCCTTCTGGCGCAGAGTCAGCAGCCGGCGCACCGCCGGCCCGCGCAAGGCCCGAACCGATTCAGTCGGCAAAGCAGCGCCCACGCAGCCGCCCGACCCCTTCGGCAGCTGGAGCCAGCCTTCCTGATCCACCCCACGATCACACCAACGCCCGCCGGCCAGCGGATCAGAACTCACGAAACTGACACAGCGTCACCCTCACGCGATAACGCTCCACGACAGCGATGCCCCGTGGATCTCTCACCTCCAGGACAGCGACCTCTCAGCCCCGAAACAACCCACGACCAGCATCAACACCCTCAAGCCCCGCTGTCTCTCACTCCACTGCCACAAAACCGAGAGAACGCACCTGCACTCCTGACCGGCACCACTGACCCCGGCATCCTCCCGCCCGTCGGCGTCAGCGCAGCGTTCTCCGCAACCGGCACGGCTGTCTCCTCGACGTCAGCACCCCCGACCCGGTCCGCGACTTGCCGCGTGGCGAAGTCGGCACGATCCGTTGAACGCCCTTGAGCGGGTCAAGAAGTCCATGCCTTAACCACTGACAATTTCTGACTTTTCGCCCCGAAGGGGTGAAGGGCTGCCAAGTCCTGTTTCGCAAGCGTCTGCCTATCCTCCCGTGTCAGGGGCTTGTAACAAGGGTCCTGGGGGCTTTGGGGCGCGCAGTGCCTGTGTGTTCAACTGACGAATGTCCGAAGGTCTTCGGGCGCAACGTTGACCTGACGCGGTTGGCCGGTCCCGGTCCGGCCCCTTGCTTGAGGAGAGATGTATGAAGTCGTGGCGTAAGCGAATGACCTACGGTGCCGCTGTTGCTGCCGCTCTGGTCGCGATTCCGCTGGCGGCCGGTTCCGCCTCGGCCGCGAGCTGGCACGACATCGCCGGTGGTCCCGAGATGTACCCCAACATGGCCGCGTGCAAGGCGGACATCCCCCGGGCGAAGAAGCAGTACCAGGACGCCACCTGTGTCGACAACAAGGGGCGCATCTCCCTCTGGGTGCTGTACTGATGGCGTAGCAGCGCCCGATGGACGCGCACGGCCCCGCCGCTCCGTTCGCCGGGACGGTGGGGCCGCCGTTCGTGAGCGTGCGCCGGCGGGTCCGGTGAAGCCGGCCCCGGCGAGTGTGGCGGCGGTGATGCCGAAGTGAGCGGCCCAGCCCGGATGGAGGCGCTTGAGTGAGGATCCGGCGAGTTCCAGAGTGCCTGCGGCCTGGGTGCCGCAGATGTCGAGTGCCGAGGTGATCGCCGAAGCGTCCAGGCCACGCAGTTTCCCGGCAACGGCCGCCGCCGCGAACGTGCACGGGTCTTCCCGCGCAGCCGGTCGTGGAACTCGTTAACCAGGCCCTTGTCCCGCCAGCGGCGCGGGTTCGATTCCCGTCACTCGCTCCATGACAAAGGCCCAGGTCATCGACCGGGGCCTTATTTGTTGTCTGGAGTTCTCTCAAGGCTCCCCGCCCTCTGCGTGCCCGAAGGAGCCTGAAGGGGACGGCTGTCGGGGTGTTCGCGGCCCAGTTCAGCGAGTGAGCAGCCGACGTCGGAGGAGCATCTCCGGAAACCGATCAATGGCGGTGCTGCTCACCGCAGTCGGAGGGCCCGGCCCGTCGGGGCATTGCCCACGTGCTACGTAAGGGCGTGAACCGGCCGGACGTTGCCGCGGAACCGACCGTCCGCTTGCCCCGCTTGCAGGTGGTCGAAGAAGTCCTCCCAGAAACCGGGTCGCTGCGACTCTTGGGGCGCCAGGGTCAGCCTGCCGTCGTTCAGCCCCGCGACCCAGCAGGTCGGCATCCGACCGGACACCACCTCGAACTTGGCCGCGTCCCACAGCCCAGGGGACTCGATCTCGTCTCGCCTCGCACTGCGGTCAGGAAGGCGGAACAGGGTCCGGTGTTGGGCGGCGAGCACTTCGAGGACCGGGTACTCCTCGCCGATCCGCACACCCGGGTGCTCGCTCACAACCGCCGAGGTCCCGGACCGGATGATTTTGGTGCATCGGACGATCACCGCTGCAGCCTACGCAGTGCCCGGTGCGCCGGCTCCCAGCCTGCGGACGACGACACGTGCAGCACGACATGGACCGGGGCGGTCAGGTGAAGTGTGGGTCAGCCAACAGCACTACCCGGTCCGCCTCGACATCGAAGCCGAGCACCGAGTGACCGGAGTCGATTTCCGGGGCGAACAGCACAGGTTTGCCCATGGCACGTCCGATCGCCCGCAGGAAGCCGCACAGCACGTTCAGTCGCGCCTGGCCCTGGAGCTCACGAAGGTCAGCGTCGAAGTCGATCGAGTCGGCCGCATAGGGGCGAAAGATCGCCAATACTCCCGGAACCGGCCAGATCCTCAGCATCACACTGGCCTCGACGCCCCAGCCAGCATCTTCTCGGCCCGTGGAAGCCGCAGCACGGCGCCGTCTTCGGAGTACTCGCACGCCCAACCCCGCGATCGCACCAGGTCGAGCACCGCCTGCCAGTCATCGACGGAGGCATCAGCGATGCTCACGTCCGGCAGGGTGCCCATCAAATTGGGGTCGAAGAAGTTCTTGACGTCATCCCACAGCAAGTCAGGCATCAAGAATCACTGTCTGCTTTCCAGCGAGGCGAAGAGTTCAGCGCACTCGCTGGCGAAGGAGCAGAGCTGGTCCACGACCTGCGAGGACCGCTTCGGCACTCAGCGCGTCCAGGTGGTGCACGAATGGAACACGGGGTGCACGTCCGGGACAACGAGTCAGACCCGCAGAAGCGCACGTCCAAGGCTGCCAGTGCGTGTGGTGCGAGCCCTTCCGCGTCATCACGATGGCCTTCCGACCACTGGGCGTAGCCTCGCTTGAACGCGAGGGCTCCCAGTTCACCCGCGAGATGCGCGGTTGGGTCGGGAACGATCAGCTGTGGCTCTCGGCGGGCTGGACGTTGGCGCGGGCGTCGTATTCCGCGCGGGCGTCGTCGATATGCGCCAGGTGCTCGATGGTCCACTTCCGGAGAGGCGCGGTGGCTTCGTAGAGCATTCTGCCCATCGGGGTGAGCTCGTAGGTGACGTGAGGCGGCATGACGTTGTGGACGGTGCGGATCAGGATGCCGTCTCGTTCCAGGCTCCGCAGGGTCACGGTGAGCATGCGCTGGCTGATTCCGTCGACAGTTCGCTTCAGTTCGGTGAAACGGCGCGGCCCCAGATCGAGGCGGCACACGACCAGGAGCGACCACTTGTCCCCGACCATGCCGAGGACGACGCGGGCCCGGCCCGCGTCCTGCTGCGACTGGCTATCAGTCGGGGGCATCGTTACCTCCAGAGAACCGGGACACCAAAAAGTGCCTTATTGATCGGGATGTGGCTGGTACACCATGCTGGTCACGGTTCTTAAAGAGTACCGAGGCGCGAAAAGTAATTGTGCCGTTCCATCCTGTTGCCCCATCTCAGGAGCCCCCCATGCGTGCTATGCACATCACCACCCTCAAGGGTCCCGACGCCATAGAGCTCGTCGAAGTCGATGAACCGACAGTCGATGCCGAATCGGTCGTCATCGACGTGCACGTCGCCGGCGTGACCTTTCCGGAGGTTTCGCAGAGCCGCGGTGAGTACCACCTGCGGCGGACCCTTCCCTTCATCCCGGGCACCGAGGTCGCCGGAGTCGTCAGGTCCGCCCCCTCGGACAGCGGCCTGGGGGCAGGGCAGCGGGTCGCGGCCTTCCCCGGGGTCGGCGGATACGCCGAGACCGTGACCGCCCCGCCGACGGCGGTCTTCCCGCTCCCCGACAATGTGTCCTTCGACGCGGGCGCGGCCCTGCCCATGAACTATCTGACCATGCACTTCGCTCTGTTGCGCCGGGCGCAGATGAAGCCGGGTGAGACGGTTTTGGTGCACGGAGCAGCCGGCGGCGTCGGCACCGCCGCGGTGCAGTTGGCCGCCGCACTGGATGCCAGGGTGATCGCGGTCGTGTCCGCACCGGGAAAAGTCGATACGGCGAAGGCTGCTGGCGCCGATGAGGTCGTCTTGGCCGACGCCTTCGAGGACGCGGTGCTGGAACTGACCGGAAGTCGCGGCGTTGACATCGTAGTGGACCCGGTCGGAGCCGGCCGGGTCTCTGGCTCGCTGCGCATTCTCGCGCGCGAGGGCCGCCTTCTGGTCGTCGGCTCAACGGGCGGCGACGTTGCCCAGACCAAGGTCGACAGCCTTATGCGTAACAACCTCAACGTCTCAGGAGTCGGCTGGGGCGCGTTCTGGGTGGAGCAGCCTTCCTATCTGCAGGAGCAGTGGGCCGCGCTACTGCCTCTCCTACGGGCCGGCAAACTTCAGCCCGTGATTGGGCGGCGCTTCCCGCTTGAGCAGGCATCGCAAGCTCTGCTCGAACTCGACGAGCGCCGAGCGCAAGGGAAGGTGCTGCTGGACGTCCAGTGAGAGACCCGTGTTCTTTGCTGGTCAGCGGGGGTTGGTGTGATGTTCGGGTGGCGGTGCTCGTGCTGATTGGGAGCGTGATCGTTGACGCTGGTCGTCTGTCATCGCTGGACTACGTTGGTCGCAAGGACGAGCAGGGCCCGCAGGAGGGTGGTCGCGTGCCGGGCGTTCATGCGGAGCTTGGTCAGGATCTGCCAGGCCTTGAGGTTGGCGAAGCCGTGTTCGTTCGCGGAGCGTGCCCGGCTTGCCAGGTGGTCTGCCGCTTCCACCTGACCCGCAAGGAGCTCGGAGTCGCCGCGTGACGGCCTGCTCTCTTCATTAATCGCAGGACGGGCGGAGCGGGATGACGTTGCTGGGACAGGTTGGTTCTGGGCATCGGGTTGCCGGAGGATGAGGACGGCTGCCGCGAGAGCTATCTGCAGCGGGCGAGGCGGCGTCCGGGGGTGCGTGCCAGGATCCCCGGGGCGACGACCAAGTCATCACAGCGATCTCCCGGCTACGCGACCTCACTCACGGCGGCGATTACGCCTGCTACGTCGACATCGCCCACCTCACGGCCGACCGCCCCCTCGACGCCCCGTCAGCCGCACGGTGGCTCAACGGAGAGCAAGTCGCCCGCCAGCGCTGGCGAGACCTGGTCGGCACCCGCCGCGACCCGGGCGAGGATGAAGGCACGGACGCCCTGTCGCCCGTCGGCCCGGCCGACTGCGGCGTGTCCTTCTCTTCGGGAGGTCTCCTGCCCCGCCCTGTGTGGTCCGGAGCGATCTCGTTTGGCCTGGTCACAATCCCTATTAGGGTGCTGCCCGCGACCGAGGACCACAACATCCACTTCCACCAGTACCACCTGGAGGACGAGGGCCGGGTCCGGAACCAGAAGACCTGCGAGATCGATGGCCAGGTCCTGTCGCAAGACGAAATCGGCAAGGGCTACGAGGTCGCGAAAGACCAGGTCGTACCGGTCAGCGATGACGAGCTGGACGAGATGCCGCTGCCGACGGCGAAGGCGATCGAGATAGTCGCGTTCACACCGGCCGACGGCATCGACCCCGTGCGGATGTCCGCCGGCTACTACCTCGAAGGCGACGGAGCCGTCGCCACGAAGCCCTACGTCCTGCTGCGCAAAGCACTGGAGCGCTCCAGCAAAGTGGCCATCGCCAAGTTCGCGTGGCACGGCCGCGAACGCCTGGGCATGCTCCGGGTGAAAGACGACGTCATCGTCCTGCAGTCCCTGAAATGGCCCGACGAGATCCGCGACGTCGCAGCGGCCGCCCCACCCGAGGTGGAGGTGGACGATGAGGAGATCGACCAGGCGGTCGAGCTGATGGAGTCGATGGGGCAGGACGACGTCAGCGGATACACCGACCACTACCGCGAAGCCGTCGAAGAACTCCTCGCCGCGAAGGCAGCTCACCGCGAGCCGAAGCCCCTGGACAGCGGAGAGGGCGAGGAGACCAAGGGCCGGGTCGTAGACCTCATGGCTGCTCTCAACGCGAGCGTTGAAGCCGCCGCCGCGGGCCGCTCGGACGGTGGACACGCGACCGTCCACGATCTGTCCGACCACGCGGCTAAGAAGACCACGGGCACGAAGAAGAAGTCCGCCGCGAAGAAGACCACAGCCAAGAAGACCACCGGGAAGAAGGCAGCTGGCCGAAAGCCGAAGAGCGCATAGAGCGGTAAGCCCAGGCGACTCCCCCTCTCGAAAGTCACCGCCAGCTGTGGCGTCTTGCCCACAGGTCCGCCGCACGATTCGATGTGGGCGGGCCGTGAACGCCCGGCCGCGTGAAGCCCCCCCCCCGCAGCTCTTCACCCAGGACCGGCCAGAAGCATCACCACGCACCACGCGTACGACACCGGCAAGGACACATCGCTTCGTTGGCTTCGTTGATGTCTAGGGACAGCGTTTGTCGACGGTTTCCGAAGCCAGTTAGTGATCAACGAACTCGGAGATGTCGAGGACAAATGACGGCACTGCCGTGTCCGCGAAGCGGGATGTCGGCTTACAGATCAATGTCCCACCGGGTACAGCCGAACGTGCACAAGTCCAAGACGACGCTCAGGGATGGGGTCTC
This genomic interval carries:
- a CDS encoding helix-turn-helix domain-containing protein, with the translated sequence MTAAQRGIWTGTELRRLLAERAGLELSAASVSALFTKQPSQVKLSTLAALCAALDCTPGDLLTVGEPAIPPPPTPRTTPPPRQQPVPSHRSLPPL
- a CDS encoding tyrosine-type recombinase/integrase, whose product is MAGKPFLRLVEGGLCGPAPEAGQVPDVWAFQARCVQAFASTWTARGFAPTTIGCYTSLLERVLDHYDRPVWQIEPADVDAMLHSLVVAGRAAGTRRQYLQMLRTFLTFVQARYATEIRTLYGTPVANPLDRFNRLRHVFDDTPRTLPPTAERLTAFFAFARQRLTTTSDYPAAARDYALLRTLYHSAPRVSEAIRFDQCDVHPALGPTGKLHVRFGKAANTSGPRPRWAPMLDGLDQILAWYLGDVRPFFPDTTPLFCDAHGQPLKPDTVRDRLSHLLDLEGRPADDRFTPHDLRRACATHHYEKGMDLLAVQQLLGHWHIASTMAYVRPSLTFVEDAWRRATSTAVTSLAG
- a CDS encoding ATP-binding protein — its product is MTAATYQYVDLPDASVVTTRALLTARENITDTVAARAMMCIHGGAGFGKTLAVNTCLRELEPDEDVRRVTFRARPTARAVRYELFTALDLAGEPPRHPSEFDRLLKTALAERPRTFLVDEAQWLNGEACG
- a CDS encoding winged helix-turn-helix transcriptional regulator — translated: MPPTDSQSQQDAGRARVVLGMVGDKWSLLVVCRLDLGPRRFTELKRTVDGISQRMLTVTLRSLERDGILIRTVHNVMPPHVTYELTPMGRMLYEATAPLRKWTIEHLAHIDDARAEYDARANVQPAESHS
- a CDS encoding NADPH:quinone oxidoreductase family protein, giving the protein MRAMHITTLKGPDAIELVEVDEPTVDAESVVIDVHVAGVTFPEVSQSRGEYHLRRTLPFIPGTEVAGVVRSAPSDSGLGAGQRVAAFPGVGGYAETVTAPPTAVFPLPDNVSFDAGAALPMNYLTMHFALLRRAQMKPGETVLVHGAAGGVGTAAVQLAAALDARVIAVVSAPGKVDTAKAAGADEVVLADAFEDAVLELTGSRGVDIVVDPVGAGRVSGSLRILAREGRLLVVGSTGGDVAQTKVDSLMRNNLNVSGVGWGAFWVEQPSYLQEQWAALLPLLRAGKLQPVIGRRFPLEQASQALLELDERRAQGKVLLDVQ
- the ku gene encoding non-homologous end joining protein Ku, producing MPRPVWSGAISFGLVTIPIRVLPATEDHNIHFHQYHLEDEGRVRNQKTCEIDGQVLSQDEIGKGYEVAKDQVVPVSDDELDEMPLPTAKAIEIVAFTPADGIDPVRMSAGYYLEGDGAVATKPYVLLRKALERSSKVAIAKFAWHGRERLGMLRVKDDVIVLQSLKWPDEIRDVAAAAPPEVEVDDEEIDQAVELMESMGQDDVSGYTDHYREAVEELLAAKAAHREPKPLDSGEGEETKGRVVDLMAALNASVEAAAAGRSDGGHATVHDLSDHAAKKTTGTKKKSAAKKTTAKKTTGKKAAGRKPKSA